In the genome of Desulfomonilia bacterium, one region contains:
- a CDS encoding zinc-ribbon domain-containing protein: MFGSGSGSGGHYNNYGNQPYPPQQGYPQGQQNPSSVQQNTLACNKCNSRVPAGSKFCLNCGEQVKTELYCQNCGGKMPPNAKFCNNCGNKLNG, translated from the coding sequence ATGTTTGGTTCGGGAAGTGGTTCTGGGGGGCACTACAATAATTACGGGAACCAACCTTACCCGCCACAACAGGGCTATCCTCAAGGGCAGCAGAATCCATCATCAGTTCAGCAAAATACACTCGCATGTAATAAATGCAATTCCCGGGTTCCAGCAGGGTCGAAGTTTTGTCTGAACTGTGGTGAACAGGTCAAAACGGAGTTGTATTGCCAAAATTGCGGAGGAAAAATGCCACCCAATGCTAAATTTTGTAACAATTGCGGAAATAAGTTGAATGGTTGA
- a CDS encoding S-layer homology domain-containing protein — protein sequence MNLKDKRKCILAVFLLAVLLVTSGLYIAYRLHPELFIGQNDIITRGEFAAELAKELKLDTAGSGKDTPSFSDIDGHWAEKYIEALVDAGIIDPADYPDGFKPDEPITRAEIIKMMVRAKGQDEEAKNTQGHSGYDDQSDIADDDKGYVIVGKEDGIIGDTDDNKLHPNDPVTKGEADDLIDKTNPKPATPTPSPTTPATDTTTPTPTPTPTDPDKEQPTPTPSPTPTPTPTPTPGGGSGGGSYYVPDAQVRFDLPETAHTDTEIKVMPVWKYMQSFTWTMTKTAVDGSEQPVALADAVTGTLGLEGGTIQFKEEGKYTLTATAKNVRGKETVLSKTVTVYPVIDLTFDLPETTHTDKSTTLTFSPEKLYGHDIVWTAEKDGAPAQMADILDGTLGNDGGTFVFKTKGGYTLTATITDETGRIFTHTESTKVYPIVGIAFTLPAASHTDKTVEVATTLTENGGLSVVWSLTKNGEAAVLSDELEGALTDAGGNIRFKDKGVYILTGTLTDETGRTFEASQTVTVYPVGSVGFYLPEITHTDTSVLVKATFQNLGTAEIQWSLIKDGKAVPVADCIEGTLTDTNSTIRFKEKGEYVLKAAFADPAGRTYSYTAPIKVYPVPSITFKLPQTAHTDTAVSVIPETLELGNLKVEWLLENGFGFQDLATYIDGSLDNNGGIIRFKHAGTYELIARITDETGRVFLYEDGGKIEVLPVLNISFELPASTHTDRTVDLRTRGNNNVLPVEWTLTKDGKPTELSDALEGSLNAYGGKIQFKEVGEYTLTASMTDALGRVFSYSASTTVYPIPSILLDVPQIWYASETGTVSVSGTDLDNLTADWTIIQGDGGAQPYYIYASGTLTKTGGAITFPIKGQYTLILTMTDPTGRTFVRSQSFIAFPIPFMSVGLPQTWHAGEAGTVSVSGTDLDNLTADWTIKQGNGTAKPYSTYATGTLTKDGGTITFPTKGQYELILAMKDTNGRTFTESRSFTVYPIPTMSISIPQPWYTGEAGTVSVSGTDLDNLTADWTIIQGTGDAKPYSTYVSGTLTKNGGTITFPSKGQYELVLTMTDPTGRTFTRSRSFTISPIPTMSISIPTLTYSGESMAVTASGTELSGATAGWYLSVDGGAFKPYTDYATGTLGMSGGTLRFYTDKTISVKLQAVVTDTNGRKFTFTSNAGTIKPIASFAFTVPSSAHIGSGFSVSLPSTSGLEGRTLNWSLTTDGSAASYTGSLSNSGGTIAISATGSYVLTANTTDSAGRTFSYSQGITITNSAPNKPSGSASVTRTAKDGNLLVNLYAYASDPDGDSVSLEYSGNTSDSYYAVGSHTVYVRAKDAWGLYSDWTGITFTVTNSAPTTPVITRTPDGNSIAPGVAITITASSTDPDGDAITYVWEGRPAQTSTSYPLGKNVVRVKAVDSTGAESPWAAIVFFVADPNKGGGMTLTGPESVILEQGIAGATITSYTFTVPPVSGHSGNDYGRVRGYNILTGQWDQLDYGTTTNGITFSRNLAAGIYSQLEFYYYTNHDCMYNKSNITYSVTFYFQ from the coding sequence ATGAACCTGAAAGACAAAAGGAAATGTATCCTCGCGGTATTTCTTCTGGCAGTGCTGCTGGTGACCAGCGGCTTATATATTGCCTATCGCCTGCATCCTGAACTGTTCATAGGTCAGAATGACATCATCACCCGCGGGGAATTTGCCGCGGAGCTGGCAAAGGAGCTGAAGCTGGACACCGCCGGATCGGGAAAAGACACGCCCAGCTTTTCCGACATCGACGGACATTGGGCGGAGAAGTACATCGAGGCCCTCGTTGACGCCGGCATCATTGACCCTGCCGATTACCCGGACGGCTTCAAGCCCGACGAGCCCATCACCCGCGCCGAGATCATTAAAATGATGGTGCGTGCCAAGGGCCAGGACGAGGAAGCGAAAAACACCCAGGGACACAGCGGCTACGATGACCAGTCGGATATCGCGGACGATGACAAGGGCTATGTCATCGTCGGAAAGGAGGATGGCATCATCGGGGACACGGATGACAACAAGCTCCATCCGAACGACCCGGTGACCAAAGGGGAAGCCGATGATCTGATCGATAAGACGAACCCGAAGCCGGCTACTCCAACACCGTCCCCGACAACCCCGGCAACCGATACCACTACGCCGACGCCGACACCGACGCCTACCGACCCTGATAAGGAACAGCCGACACCAACCCCGTCTCCGACCCCGACCCCGACACCGACACCCACGCCGGGTGGTGGTTCAGGCGGCGGTTCTTATTATGTCCCGGATGCGCAGGTGCGGTTTGACCTGCCCGAAACGGCGCACACCGACACCGAAATCAAGGTGATGCCCGTATGGAAATACATGCAGAGTTTCACTTGGACAATGACGAAAACGGCGGTGGACGGCTCCGAACAGCCGGTGGCGCTGGCCGACGCCGTCACCGGCACCCTGGGACTGGAGGGCGGCACAATCCAGTTTAAGGAGGAAGGCAAGTACACTCTCACGGCGACAGCGAAAAACGTCAGAGGAAAAGAAACCGTGTTGAGCAAGACAGTGACAGTCTATCCTGTGATTGACTTGACCTTTGACCTGCCGGAAACTACCCACACCGATAAATCAACTACGCTCACCTTCTCACCAGAAAAACTCTACGGCCACGACATCGTGTGGACAGCGGAAAAGGATGGAGCGCCTGCTCAGATGGCCGACATACTGGATGGTACGCTGGGGAATGACGGCGGCACCTTTGTGTTCAAGACCAAGGGCGGCTATACGCTGACCGCCACCATCACCGATGAAACCGGGCGCATTTTTACGCATACCGAGAGCACCAAGGTTTACCCGATAGTCGGTATTGCTTTCACGCTGCCCGCTGCTTCCCATACGGACAAGACCGTGGAGGTAGCCACCACGCTGACTGAAAACGGCGGCCTGTCCGTAGTGTGGAGCCTGACCAAGAACGGTGAAGCCGCTGTGCTATCCGACGAGCTGGAGGGCGCCCTGACCGATGCGGGAGGAAACATCCGGTTCAAGGACAAGGGCGTGTACATACTGACCGGAACCCTCACCGATGAAACCGGCCGTACCTTCGAAGCCTCACAGACCGTCACGGTCTACCCTGTGGGCTCCGTTGGTTTCTATCTGCCGGAGATCACACATACCGACACCAGTGTTCTTGTAAAGGCAACATTCCAGAATCTTGGAACTGCAGAAATCCAGTGGTCACTGATAAAAGACGGCAAAGCCGTGCCTGTTGCCGACTGCATCGAAGGAACGCTCACGGACACGAACAGCACCATCCGCTTCAAGGAAAAGGGCGAATATGTGCTGAAAGCCGCCTTTGCCGACCCTGCAGGCAGAACCTACAGCTATACCGCACCCATCAAGGTCTATCCGGTACCCAGCATCACCTTCAAGCTGCCGCAAACCGCCCACACCGATACTGCTGTTTCTGTGATTCCAGAAACCTTGGAATTAGGGAACTTAAAAGTGGAATGGCTGTTGGAGAACGGCTTCGGATTCCAAGATCTTGCGACCTACATCGACGGATCGCTGGACAACAATGGCGGAATCATCCGCTTCAAGCACGCCGGTACCTATGAGCTCATCGCAAGGATCACCGACGAAACCGGGCGCGTGTTCCTCTACGAGGACGGCGGCAAGATCGAAGTCCTGCCGGTGCTGAACATTTCCTTTGAACTGCCGGCATCAACGCATACCGACCGCACCGTCGACCTTCGAACCCGCGGCAACAATAATGTGCTGCCGGTGGAATGGACGCTAACCAAGGACGGCAAGCCGACAGAGCTCTCCGACGCACTGGAGGGCAGCCTGAATGCTTACGGCGGCAAAATCCAGTTCAAGGAGGTTGGAGAATACACCCTGACCGCCTCCATGACGGATGCTCTGGGCCGTGTGTTCTCTTACAGCGCCTCCACCACGGTTTATCCCATCCCGTCCATCCTGCTAGATGTTCCGCAGATCTGGTACGCCAGTGAAACCGGAACGGTCAGTGTCAGCGGTACCGATCTGGATAACCTCACCGCAGACTGGACGATCATTCAGGGCGACGGCGGCGCACAGCCTTATTACATTTATGCCTCCGGCACCCTGACCAAAACAGGCGGGGCGATCACGTTCCCAATTAAAGGACAGTACACGCTGATTCTTACGATGACAGACCCCACCGGCCGTACCTTCGTAAGAAGTCAGAGCTTTATTGCCTTTCCCATCCCGTTTATGTCAGTCGGTCTCCCTCAGACCTGGCATGCCGGAGAAGCCGGAACGGTCAGCGTCAGCGGTACAGACCTGGATAACCTCACCGCAGATTGGACCATCAAGCAAGGGAATGGCACTGCAAAGCCATATTCCACTTACGCTACAGGCACGCTTACCAAGGACGGCGGTACAATCACTTTCCCCACGAAGGGGCAGTATGAACTGATCTTGGCCATGAAGGACACCAACGGCCGTACCTTTACGGAAAGCCGGAGCTTCACGGTCTATCCCATTCCGACCATGAGCATCAGCATCCCGCAGCCCTGGTACACCGGGGAAGCCGGGACGGTCAGCGTCAGCGGTACCGATCTGGATAATCTCACCGCGGACTGGACGATCATTCAGGGCACTGGTGATGCCAAACCGTATTCTACTTATGTTTCCGGCACCCTGACCAAGAATGGCGGCACGATCACCTTCCCCTCGAAGGGCCAGTATGAACTCGTCCTGACCATGACGGACCCCACCGGCCGCACGTTTACAAGAAGCCGGAGCTTCACAATATCCCCCATCCCAACCATGAGCATCAGCATCCCAACGCTGACCTACAGCGGCGAGTCTATGGCAGTCACCGCCTCCGGCACCGAGCTGAGCGGAGCCACGGCAGGCTGGTACCTTTCCGTCGATGGGGGCGCTTTTAAGCCCTACACGGATTATGCCACCGGAACCCTTGGAATGAGCGGCGGCACCCTGCGGTTCTATACGGATAAAACCATTTCCGTGAAGCTGCAGGCAGTAGTCACCGACACCAACGGGCGAAAATTCACCTTTACCTCCAATGCCGGAACAATCAAGCCCATCGCCAGCTTTGCGTTTACGGTTCCTTCTTCTGCACATATCGGTTCCGGATTCAGCGTATCGTTACCATCAACCTCCGGGCTGGAGGGCAGAACCCTCAACTGGTCGCTGACAACGGACGGCAGCGCAGCCAGCTACACAGGAAGTCTGTCGAACAGCGGCGGCACCATTGCCATCAGCGCCACAGGAAGCTATGTCCTGACGGCCAACACCACCGACAGCGCAGGCAGAACCTTCAGCTACTCACAGGGCATCACCATCACCAACAGTGCACCAAACAAGCCTTCAGGTAGCGCCTCGGTAACCAGAACAGCCAAGGATGGTAATCTCCTGGTCAACCTCTATGCCTACGCTTCCGACCCGGACGGGGATTCCGTGTCTCTGGAATACTCCGGCAACACCTCCGACAGCTACTATGCCGTGGGCAGCCATACAGTCTATGTCCGGGCAAAGGATGCCTGGGGGCTGTATTCCGATTGGACAGGCATAACCTTCACGGTGACCAACTCGGCGCCGACCACACCCGTTATAACCCGCACGCCGGATGGCAACAGTATAGCTCCCGGTGTAGCGATCACTATCACGGCAAGCAGCACCGACCCGGACGGCGATGCCATCACCTATGTGTGGGAGGGCAGGCCGGCCCAAACCAGTACCAGCTACCCGTTGGGTAAGAATGTAGTTCGTGTGAAAGCTGTAGACTCCACGGGAGCGGAATCACCCTGGGCGGCTATCGTGTTCTTTGTCGCCGACCCTAACAAGGGCGGCGGCATGACGCTGACCGGCCCGGAATCGGTTATCTTGGAGCAGGGTATCGCAGGCGCGACTATCACCAGCTATACCTTTACAGTGCCGCCTGTGTCTGGGCATTCCGGTAACGACTACGGTCGCGTCCGCGGGTATAACATACTGACTGGACAGTGGGACCAGCTGGATTATGGGACCACGACCAACGGCATCACCTTCAGCCGTAATCTGGCGGCCGGGATTTACAGCCAACTGGAGTTTTACTATTACACCAATCATGACTGCATGTACAATAAGAGTAACATCACTTATTCCGTCACGTTCTACTTCCAGTAA
- a CDS encoding AbrB family transcriptional regulator → MKKKPIYKIVDGKGRVLIPKELRTASGMDYGDIVKLSISQGTISVKKVDLIEVGDLSPEAVEAYVHAAIREMPEEKQISIAAKLLELVEQRKGQRHE, encoded by the coding sequence ATGAAAAAGAAACCAATTTATAAAATCGTGGACGGCAAGGGCCGCGTCCTTATTCCAAAAGAACTCCGTACCGCCTCCGGCATGGACTACGGCGATATCGTGAAGCTCAGCATTAGCCAGGGAACCATCAGCGTGAAGAAGGTTGATCTCATTGAGGTGGGCGATCTGTCGCCGGAGGCCGTGGAAGCTTATGTCCATGCTGCTATCCGGGAGATGCCGGAGGAAAAGCAGATTTCCATTGCCGCAAAGCTCCTGGAACTCGTTGAGCAGAGGAAGGGGCAACGCCATGAGTGA
- a CDS encoding cation-translocating P-type ATPase, with product MTDEKINRLKGLTTSEATKLQEQYGKNELVPEKKENIFHKIFQVITEPMFLLLIIAAAVYFILGEPKDGAIMLVFVIGIISIEAIQEWKTDKTLKALKDLSAPRIKVLRDGEEKIINSVDLVPGDIMFIAEGVKIPADGTVVRASTLCVDESSLTGESLGVWKVTSDNYVNENNDYWRRDYCYAGTLVTQGTGTVLVDKIGLSSEYGKIGKDIAVAPIGDTPLQKQTGRLVKLSGMIAAVLFVLVGVVTFFNIPDHIIKSRVIESILSGITLAMAMIPEEFPVILTVFLSMGAWRLAKKQSLVRRLPSVETLGAVSVLCVDKTGTITLNKMAVRETFSTSGDEKYISKIMGMGCKPDAYDPMEKAMIARCEELGISRELLFSGQLLKEYAFTDELKMMGHVWKNGTEIVVAAKGSPERILTICDISPDERKIAEDKIYEMSKQGLRVIAIGQMVIQNKNEIPDTLLDCKLELLGMVGLADPPRESVKEDIKTCTKAGVRVVMITGDNGITASSIANQINMPNSDHIITGDELNEMSDDELRERVKDVSVFSRVLPEHKMRIVKAFKENGEVVAMTGDGVNDAPALKYADIGIAMGKRGSEVSREAADLILLDDNFSTIVDTIKDGRRIYDNIKKAVGYVFTIHIPIAFASLLAPFMGISPTSLLLLPLHVVLLELVIDPTCLIVLERQPAESNIMQRPPRNPKEKLLTAAMLSKSVMQGLVIFGASFATYYHFINMYPENAPLARTMGLSIIFLSNVLLVQVNSSNTEFAFRTFIRQIKDKVMWGVIIGTLAGLLIMLYTPLSGFLKLAPLSSEQLLLSAGISCIAVLWYELVKLFRKVIFKQEA from the coding sequence ATGACAGATGAAAAGATCAACAGGCTGAAGGGGCTGACAACCTCAGAGGCAACAAAGCTTCAAGAACAGTACGGCAAGAATGAGCTAGTTCCGGAAAAGAAAGAAAATATATTTCATAAAATCTTTCAAGTCATCACAGAGCCAATGTTTTTATTACTGATCATTGCAGCAGCAGTCTACTTTATACTTGGAGAGCCAAAAGACGGAGCAATCATGCTCGTATTTGTAATCGGGATAATAAGCATTGAAGCAATTCAGGAATGGAAAACAGATAAGACACTGAAGGCATTGAAGGACTTATCGGCTCCTCGTATCAAGGTGCTGCGTGATGGGGAAGAAAAGATTATCAACAGTGTGGATTTGGTTCCTGGAGATATCATGTTCATAGCGGAAGGTGTCAAAATTCCGGCAGACGGAACTGTTGTAAGGGCAAGTACGCTATGTGTTGACGAATCCTCTCTCACTGGAGAATCGCTTGGTGTCTGGAAAGTGACTAGCGATAATTATGTTAATGAAAACAATGATTATTGGCGACGTGATTATTGCTATGCAGGAACCCTTGTTACACAGGGTACAGGTACTGTTTTAGTTGATAAAATCGGACTTTCTAGTGAGTATGGAAAGATCGGCAAGGATATCGCTGTTGCCCCGATAGGAGATACACCTCTTCAGAAGCAGACAGGCCGATTGGTAAAGCTGAGCGGTATGATTGCTGCGGTGCTGTTTGTTTTGGTTGGTGTTGTTACATTCTTTAACATTCCTGATCACATAATTAAAAGCAGAGTTATTGAAAGCATACTATCAGGAATTACCCTTGCAATGGCTATGATTCCAGAGGAGTTTCCAGTTATATTGACGGTTTTCTTGTCCATGGGTGCTTGGAGGCTTGCAAAAAAACAATCGCTTGTAAGAAGGCTTCCTTCAGTTGAAACCTTAGGTGCAGTATCTGTTCTGTGTGTCGATAAGACAGGCACAATAACACTAAACAAAATGGCAGTTAGAGAAACCTTCAGCACCTCAGGCGATGAAAAATACATATCCAAGATAATGGGTATGGGCTGCAAGCCTGACGCGTACGATCCTATGGAAAAGGCTATGATCGCTCGATGTGAAGAACTGGGGATTTCAAGAGAGCTTCTTTTTAGCGGGCAGCTGCTAAAAGAATATGCCTTCACTGATGAATTAAAAATGATGGGCCATGTCTGGAAGAATGGAACTGAGATTGTAGTTGCCGCGAAAGGCTCTCCTGAGCGTATTCTTACAATATGCGACATTTCTCCCGACGAAAGAAAAATAGCCGAAGATAAGATTTACGAAATGTCCAAGCAAGGTCTTCGTGTGATTGCGATTGGCCAGATGGTTATCCAAAATAAAAATGAAATTCCGGATACCCTCCTGGACTGCAAGCTAGAGCTTCTGGGAATGGTAGGTCTTGCAGATCCGCCGAGAGAATCGGTAAAAGAAGATATCAAGACCTGTACAAAAGCCGGAGTTCGAGTGGTTATGATAACCGGGGACAACGGAATTACAGCAAGCTCCATAGCAAATCAAATCAATATGCCAAATAGCGACCATATAATAACTGGTGACGAACTCAATGAAATGAGTGACGACGAGCTGAGAGAAAGAGTGAAGGATGTTAGCGTCTTCTCTCGTGTTCTTCCTGAACATAAGATGCGAATTGTGAAAGCCTTTAAAGAAAATGGCGAAGTGGTAGCAATGACTGGAGATGGTGTTAACGACGCGCCAGCACTGAAATATGCTGATATTGGAATAGCAATGGGCAAGCGTGGCTCGGAGGTTTCAAGGGAAGCTGCAGACCTGATACTTCTGGATGATAACTTTTCAACAATTGTTGATACTATTAAGGATGGCAGAAGGATATATGACAACATTAAAAAGGCAGTTGGGTATGTATTTACTATCCATATACCTATAGCATTTGCTTCACTTCTTGCGCCTTTTATGGGGATAAGTCCTACGAGCCTCTTGCTTCTTCCGCTGCATGTAGTTTTGCTGGAGCTAGTAATTGACCCGACCTGCTTAATTGTATTAGAGCGCCAGCCTGCTGAGTCTAACATTATGCAAAGGCCACCACGCAATCCAAAAGAAAAGCTTTTAACAGCAGCAATGCTATCCAAGAGTGTAATGCAAGGCTTAGTAATATTCGGAGCATCCTTTGCAACGTACTACCATTTCATAAATATGTATCCGGAAAATGCACCTCTTGCAAGAACGATGGGGCTAAGCATTATATTCCTTTCCAATGTTCTGCTTGTGCAAGTAAACAGTTCAAATACAGAGTTTGCCTTTAGAACTTTTATCAGACAGATAAAGGATAAAGTAATGTGGGGTGTTATCATTGGCACTTTAGCCGGACTGCTTATTATGCTTTATACGCCACTTAGTGGATTTTTGAAATTAGCACCGTTGTCTTCAGAGCAACTGCTGCTTTCGGCTGGAATCTCATGTATAGCGGTGCTGTGGTATGAGTTGGTAAAACTTTTCCGAAAAGTCATTTTCAAGCAGGAGGCTTAG
- a CDS encoding DNA adenine methylase, with translation MNSIISWVGGKKALRDLIYQRMPKEYGRYVEVFGGGGWVLFGRPLNAVMEVYNDYNSDLTNLFRCVRDQPMAFLTELGFLPLNGRDEFMVLKRYLEKEEFTSEFMLKELELAQRQLTPIQFEEIKTILIEKAQMNDIKRAAAFFKLIRYSYGSGCTSYGCQPFDIRKTFHLLWQGSRRLKDTVIENKDFEDVIKQYDRENAFIYCDPPYYLTEGHYAVEFLKEDHYRLRDALAGCQGKCLVSYNDCEFIRELYQDFQIESVSRLNNLAQRYDNGSEYAEVLISNYDTGERLRDMPTQLGLFDLAGFYGME, from the coding sequence ATGAACAGCATCATCAGCTGGGTGGGCGGCAAGAAAGCATTGCGGGATCTCATTTACCAAAGGATGCCTAAGGAATACGGGCGGTATGTCGAAGTCTTCGGCGGCGGAGGCTGGGTGCTGTTTGGGCGTCCCCTGAACGCGGTCATGGAGGTGTACAACGATTATAATTCCGACCTGACGAATCTGTTCCGCTGTGTCCGTGACCAGCCGATGGCGTTCCTGACGGAACTGGGATTCCTTCCATTAAACGGCCGCGACGAGTTTATGGTCCTAAAACGATATCTGGAGAAGGAGGAATTCACCAGCGAATTTATGCTGAAGGAACTGGAGCTGGCTCAGCGGCAGCTGACTCCGATCCAGTTCGAGGAAATCAAAACCATCCTCATTGAGAAGGCACAGATGAATGACATCAAACGCGCCGCTGCCTTCTTTAAGCTCATACGCTACAGTTACGGAAGCGGCTGTACCAGCTACGGCTGCCAGCCCTTCGATATCCGTAAGACCTTTCATCTGCTCTGGCAGGGCAGCCGAAGATTAAAGGATACCGTCATCGAGAATAAGGACTTCGAGGATGTAATCAAGCAATACGACCGGGAGAACGCCTTTATCTACTGCGACCCGCCGTACTATTTGACAGAAGGTCACTATGCGGTGGAATTTCTCAAGGAGGATCACTACCGTCTGCGGGATGCGCTGGCAGGTTGTCAGGGCAAGTGTCTGGTAAGCTACAACGACTGTGAATTCATACGGGAGCTATATCAGGACTTCCAGATTGAATCGGTCAGCCGCCTGAACAATCTGGCCCAGCGTTATGATAACGGCAGCGAGTATGCCGAAGTCCTGATCTCCAACTACGACACCGGCGAACGGCTGCGGGATATGCCGACCCAGCTGGGGCTCTTCGACCTTGCCGGATTTTATGGCATGGAATAA
- a CDS encoding SpoVG family protein, whose translation MSKTQAAPKAPQQDAQTAAEQPLPMKIDVKISSIRPEGNIRAIASVNLNDCFAIRNVKVMDSTKGLFVAMPSYKAGSGEYKDICFPVTKEFREQLNNVVIDAYHQALTQSQGQNQQKAEVSPFEQTPEQRSGMQMTGL comes from the coding sequence ATGAGTAAAACCCAGGCAGCACCCAAGGCTCCCCAGCAGGATGCACAGACCGCCGCGGAACAGCCCCTGCCCATGAAGATAGATGTGAAAATCAGCTCCATCCGGCCGGAGGGCAATATCCGTGCTATCGCATCCGTCAATCTGAATGACTGCTTTGCCATCCGCAACGTGAAGGTGATGGACAGCACTAAGGGGCTGTTTGTAGCCATGCCCAGCTACAAGGCCGGAAGCGGTGAATACAAGGACATCTGCTTCCCGGTAACCAAGGAATTCCGGGAGCAGCTGAACAACGTCGTCATTGACGCTTACCATCAGGCTCTGACGCAGAGCCAGGGACAGAACCAGCAGAAGGCGGAAGTATCCCCTTTTGAACAAACGCCGGAGCAGCGCTCCGGCATGCAGATGACGGGACTATAG
- a CDS encoding YodL domain-containing protein has product MNGIQIKNNRILYYGNTAGYLDTKRATAIVDPMFENDELKSYLSNTKGLNIEWRPGTFDRLATGKLDPEGNLQVLKKCRVHQLKPDADIMMKFIGYDELTERFGEPDPSNYQVVYDGEVETNDLEELYAKFNLDHPPSYEGHSLSMSDVVELYDESGNSFHYVDRFGFREIPFQESGQELEQGPQMSM; this is encoded by the coding sequence ATGAACGGAATCCAAATCAAAAACAACCGCATTCTCTACTATGGCAATACGGCGGGCTATCTTGACACCAAACGGGCAACGGCCATAGTGGACCCGATGTTTGAAAACGATGAGCTGAAATCTTATCTTTCAAACACCAAAGGGCTTAACATTGAGTGGAGGCCCGGTACCTTTGACCGTCTGGCGACGGGTAAGCTCGACCCGGAGGGCAACCTGCAGGTGCTGAAGAAATGCAGGGTGCATCAGCTGAAGCCGGATGCCGATATTATGATGAAATTCATCGGATACGACGAACTCACGGAGCGCTTCGGGGAGCCTGACCCTTCCAATTACCAAGTGGTATACGACGGCGAAGTGGAAACCAACGATCTGGAGGAACTCTATGCTAAATTCAACCTGGACCACCCGCCCAGCTACGAAGGGCACAGCCTCTCTATGTCGGACGTCGTGGAGCTGTATGATGAATCGGGCAACTCCTTCCACTATGTCGACCGCTTCGGCTTCCGGGAGATACCGTTTCAGGAATCGGGACAAGAGCTGGAGCAAGGCCCGCAGATGAGTATGTAA
- a CDS encoding antirestriction protein ArdA has product MQKEKVMIVTLMRSDLYDAPGYVGAYLNLPASRDEIQDAMDRARIRDGLPYQIVECFNMQGEELNFIQEKPSLDKLNFLAHRISDLPTHDLLAFNGCVAMGDERPDMKALINLTYSLEDVHVVPVNNDRELGKFYVDNDFIDAVNHIPPEYQKELLELLDYEKIGYEQRKAEGGIFKNGYYVVHGSGVMNQIYDGAHLPDLPEEAPYIFKLQLAEADFNMEDKEPDKTVPLLLPAGDKKILAALEQLGAVSLEECVFTHCSSPIPMLEQAFSFSEDIDKMNLLAERIRELENAGELPKFKAALEISDCSDIDQALDLTRNLDCYDFNPDLSSPEEYARQEFLLRYHIPESDPDLKLLHFSRCDSKWMQEAKAITTPYGIIRRNNQEMTLDFSIKQTGQQMR; this is encoded by the coding sequence ATGCAGAAAGAAAAAGTGATGATCGTTACACTCATGCGGTCGGACTTATATGACGCGCCGGGATATGTCGGTGCTTACCTAAACCTTCCCGCCAGCCGGGACGAGATACAGGACGCAATGGATCGCGCCCGGATCAGGGACGGTCTGCCATATCAAATTGTCGAGTGCTTTAATATGCAGGGCGAGGAACTGAACTTCATTCAGGAGAAGCCTTCCCTCGACAAACTAAATTTTTTGGCACACCGCATCAGCGATCTGCCCACGCATGACCTGCTGGCTTTCAACGGGTGTGTGGCGATGGGCGATGAACGGCCGGACATGAAAGCACTCATTAATCTAACTTATAGTCTGGAGGATGTCCATGTGGTTCCCGTGAACAATGATCGGGAGCTCGGAAAATTCTATGTGGACAACGACTTCATCGACGCGGTCAATCATATACCGCCGGAGTATCAGAAGGAACTGCTGGAGCTGCTGGACTATGAGAAAATCGGTTATGAGCAGCGGAAAGCGGAAGGCGGTATATTCAAGAATGGTTATTATGTAGTGCATGGCTCCGGTGTTATGAACCAAATCTATGACGGCGCTCACCTTCCCGATCTCCCGGAGGAAGCACCATATATTTTCAAACTCCAGCTAGCCGAGGCGGATTTTAATATGGAAGATAAGGAACCGGATAAGACTGTGCCGCTTCTCCTGCCGGCTGGAGATAAGAAAATCCTCGCGGCACTGGAGCAGCTGGGTGCGGTATCACTGGAGGAATGTGTGTTTACCCATTGCTCCAGTCCCATTCCGATGCTGGAGCAGGCTTTCTCTTTCAGTGAGGACATTGATAAAATGAATCTCCTTGCCGAACGTATCCGAGAACTGGAGAACGCCGGAGAGCTTCCGAAATTCAAAGCTGCCCTGGAAATCAGCGATTGCTCGGACATCGACCAGGCGTTGGACTTGACCAGAAACCTGGACTGCTATGATTTTAATCCTGACCTATCCTCACCAGAAGAATATGCAAGGCAGGAATTCCTCCTACGCTATCACATTCCGGAAAGCGATCCCGACTTGAAGCTGCTCCACTTTTCACGCTGCGATTCCAAATGGATGCAGGAAGCAAAAGCCATCACTACTCCCTATGGCATCATCCGCCGCAACAACCAGGAAATGACCCTGGACTTTTCCATCAAGCAAACCGGCCAACAGATGCGTTGA